A genomic window from Oceanispirochaeta sp. M1 includes:
- a CDS encoding ABC transporter substrate-binding protein, with protein sequence MKRNSLSILILLLITLFVIPMTVSANGGQDEMTTEEAEKVTFFHYFSGTLSGGMDDLVETFNEENPEYDLAHTPVEHEAFKTSIMVMLSGGNPPDLFSYWAGSRVQFIVDADRLTPIDDVYEEYGVSKLFSEAVNGAATYNGHKYFLPLTQHYVAFFYNKEVFAKAGIAAAPETWAEFQDACEKIKAIGVAPIALGSKNRWPAQFWLDYPLLRTAGPEYRAKLMAGEVSYTDPEVVKAFELWKECIDKDYFYPNANAYDYAEATVLVGTGEAAMTLMGSWMMQLDDQIGWAPGEDYDFFPFPVVDTSIPDTAVGPFDGVVIAKDARNPEAAKKALIAMAQTEPMIAFNTGTGALAPNVNVPASMYNVLQLKIKDYCAVVPNWAFNYDLATPPPVADVGLDAFTEFIDSPENYMQILKKTEEGAKAAWGNM encoded by the coding sequence ATGAAAAGGAATTCTCTTAGTATCTTGATTCTGTTACTAATCACCCTGTTTGTGATACCAATGACAGTTTCTGCCAATGGCGGTCAGGATGAGATGACAACAGAAGAAGCAGAAAAAGTGACGTTTTTCCACTATTTCTCAGGAACCCTGTCCGGAGGGATGGATGATCTGGTCGAGACGTTCAATGAGGAGAACCCAGAGTATGATCTAGCTCATACACCTGTTGAACATGAAGCTTTTAAAACAAGTATTATGGTTATGCTTTCCGGTGGTAATCCTCCAGATCTCTTCTCTTACTGGGCTGGATCAAGGGTTCAATTTATTGTTGATGCAGACCGCCTGACACCCATTGATGATGTATATGAAGAATATGGAGTTTCCAAACTCTTCTCTGAAGCCGTCAATGGGGCTGCAACCTACAATGGCCATAAATATTTTCTACCACTGACCCAGCACTATGTTGCTTTTTTCTATAACAAAGAAGTATTTGCCAAGGCCGGGATCGCAGCTGCCCCTGAAACATGGGCCGAATTCCAGGACGCCTGTGAAAAAATCAAAGCCATTGGCGTAGCTCCCATAGCTCTTGGATCAAAAAATAGATGGCCTGCTCAGTTCTGGCTGGATTATCCACTGCTGAGAACAGCCGGGCCCGAATACCGTGCGAAACTGATGGCCGGAGAAGTCTCTTATACAGATCCAGAAGTTGTAAAAGCCTTTGAACTGTGGAAAGAGTGTATCGATAAGGATTATTTTTATCCTAATGCCAATGCCTATGACTACGCAGAAGCAACTGTTCTTGTAGGAACCGGCGAGGCCGCTATGACCCTTATGGGCAGTTGGATGATGCAGCTGGATGATCAGATTGGATGGGCTCCGGGCGAAGATTATGATTTTTTCCCCTTCCCTGTCGTGGATACTTCCATCCCGGATACGGCCGTAGGCCCCTTTGACGGCGTTGTCATTGCCAAAGATGCAAGAAATCCCGAAGCTGCCAAAAAAGCTCTCATTGCCATGGCTCAGACAGAACCTATGATAGCCTTCAATACAGGAACCGGTGCATTGGCTCCGAATGTAAATGTACCCGCATCTATGTATAACGTTCTTCAGTTGAAGATCAAAGACTATTGTGCAGTAGTACCAAACTGGGCCTTTAACTATGACCTGGCGACACCTCCTCCTGTAGCAGATGTCGGACTGGATGCCTTTACAGAATTTATCGACAGTCCTGAAAACTATATGCAGATCCTCAAGAAAACAGAAGAGGGAGCAAAAGCGGCCTGGGGCAATATGTAA
- a CDS encoding carbohydrate ABC transporter permease has product MQKNTAWQFLLLPLLIYSTIIIFPFLQSLYLSLTNWNGLSPEFDFIGLANYKRVFTDPNFSGAIMHNLIWVSIFLVVPTSMGLFLAVLLDKGIPGATFFKSVIYLPMIFSYVIIGMIWNFVYEPRLGILNLFIRMLGYPEWNYAWLAQAKTALPAIILEASWQHTGLCMILYLAGLSGVRQDLLEAARIDGANSFQLFFHIVIPQLKNSTIVVISLTVINSLKNFDLVYISTKGGPFRSSEVLTTFMYRESFWNYQMGYGSTIASVLFFIVFIVVFFYFNSVMKEEKSE; this is encoded by the coding sequence GTGCAGAAAAATACGGCCTGGCAGTTCCTGCTGTTGCCCTTGCTGATCTATTCAACAATTATTATTTTCCCTTTTTTGCAGTCCCTGTATCTGAGTTTGACGAACTGGAACGGCCTATCTCCAGAATTTGATTTCATCGGCCTTGCCAACTATAAGAGAGTCTTTACAGATCCTAATTTCAGTGGCGCCATTATGCACAATCTGATCTGGGTTTCAATTTTTCTTGTTGTTCCCACATCAATGGGTTTATTTCTGGCTGTACTTCTGGATAAGGGTATTCCAGGTGCAACATTTTTTAAATCTGTCATATATCTTCCTATGATATTTTCATATGTAATTATTGGAATGATCTGGAATTTCGTATATGAACCGCGACTGGGAATTCTGAATTTGTTTATCCGTATGCTGGGCTATCCGGAATGGAATTATGCCTGGCTGGCACAGGCAAAGACCGCATTACCGGCCATTATTCTAGAGGCATCATGGCAACATACGGGGCTCTGCATGATTCTATATCTTGCAGGATTAAGCGGTGTTCGACAGGACCTTCTGGAAGCGGCCAGGATTGATGGAGCAAACTCATTTCAGCTCTTTTTCCACATCGTAATTCCCCAACTGAAAAACTCTACAATAGTTGTTATTTCACTCACCGTCATTAACTCTCTTAAGAATTTTGATCTGGTGTATATATCAACGAAAGGCGGACCATTCCGCAGCTCCGAGGTGCTGACAACGTTTATGTATAGAGAGTCCTTCTGGAATTATCAGATGGGCTATGGCAGCACGATTGCCAGTGTTCTCTTTTTCATAGTTTTTATTGTGGTCTTTTTCTACTTCAATTCTGTTATGAAGGAGGAAAAAAGTGAATAA
- a CDS encoding DUF1266 domain-containing protein, which translates to MKKTALLLLFIYSTFCVWSQSDSETINVTLFKGPDPLVDYPVQIILDLDSDDWGSDLLEVRTDQRGKVQIPLLPEYTSDTAICIPSLDQNPGKNFCMSIDYARPSGVELILAGSIQHSIRESLVSWLAISDAEYYKVEAYDLDEEFYKQENGGLFLFSNTRQHESYEIQRLKSLGNGVNEDSRVFTFQGTDTEFILPPNIIQNQRLAILISAYNKNDILLAQSPGFSPQQNNALGEDSIRFEFKIYGRDNSDVNFDIVSKNEDGEFEILEQFNTGTNPYLQIEKKSEWPQDVWINLYAHGYRSDGSRIRRNIKLNKLWGKTIRLNMQVNFTISLNEEGITWSKVHFADHYTVSVYRYKEAKRTRYIPLLVEYDVVDDRNEPFSTLTLANFRNLVELDSVVYEETLEDITEWSWPSELPRLNHYAVVVKSYSDDGMLTGLSLMKPWPLKTPTLSWDSNNYNKEAAAVSLNGIMMELHKTNSDTLPIYPLAHSKYESLRDRALGQDWGIHNEADLLNNLEGLKDGGTSSSMQNILSILKDESEGPLWKKALDEDFSLKQMRRLQSVLYHREFYDDRLLHAWDWGRATYLIRWGYSLGYISEDEAWKQLFQFQKMIQDEYKSWIDFGQSYVLGRYFWSLSYNTAAEKAQDAWDAFLVQFEKENSPWTGPWIDNDPQINVELWDLDSLLSLESEEEIFEWALDAEKKLNSYPDELESLLSNAPSGWDKHPQIVQMILESYERNQDHKGLIEFVSPYLESFPEYYPFYQILARVQEESSGIEEALHDLNQMDALSRESPENCYLKGRLLYLLKEPEEAIKFLRIAGAEENSDNWYHNNALYITGLIYVDNEDWGTACNLFADLNKRLPENPIYQYYYAVSLLLGSDPDYILIRNLLTDAEESGEVNVPSWIWARVETEYLENEIRVF; encoded by the coding sequence ATGAAAAAGACCGCTTTACTGCTTCTCTTTATTTACAGCACTTTTTGTGTATGGTCACAGTCAGATTCTGAGACAATAAATGTTACCCTTTTTAAGGGGCCTGATCCTTTAGTGGATTATCCAGTACAGATTATTTTAGATTTAGATTCAGATGATTGGGGTAGTGATCTCCTTGAAGTTAGAACAGATCAAAGAGGAAAGGTTCAAATTCCTCTTCTTCCTGAATACACAAGCGATACTGCAATCTGCATCCCATCCTTAGATCAAAATCCTGGTAAGAATTTCTGCATGAGCATTGATTATGCCCGTCCATCGGGTGTCGAATTAATTCTAGCAGGTTCAATACAGCATTCTATCAGGGAGAGTCTTGTATCCTGGTTAGCAATATCTGATGCCGAATATTACAAGGTAGAAGCCTATGACCTGGATGAAGAATTCTATAAACAGGAAAATGGTGGTTTATTCCTGTTTTCGAATACCCGTCAACATGAGTCATATGAAATACAGAGGCTCAAGAGTCTGGGAAACGGAGTGAATGAAGACAGTAGAGTATTCACATTTCAAGGAACAGACACCGAGTTTATTCTGCCTCCCAATATTATTCAAAATCAGAGATTGGCTATTTTAATCTCTGCATATAATAAAAATGATATCCTTCTTGCCCAATCTCCAGGGTTTTCACCACAGCAGAATAATGCATTAGGAGAGGATTCAATTCGTTTTGAATTTAAAATTTACGGTCGTGATAACAGTGATGTGAATTTTGATATTGTCAGCAAAAACGAAGATGGAGAGTTTGAAATCCTCGAGCAATTTAATACAGGAACTAATCCTTATTTACAGATTGAAAAGAAGAGTGAATGGCCTCAGGATGTATGGATCAATCTATATGCTCATGGTTACAGATCTGATGGTAGCCGTATTAGACGAAACATCAAGCTTAATAAATTATGGGGAAAGACTATCCGTCTCAATATGCAGGTCAATTTTACAATATCACTTAATGAGGAAGGGATTACTTGGTCTAAAGTTCACTTCGCTGACCATTATACTGTTTCTGTATATAGATATAAGGAAGCTAAGCGGACTAGATATATACCTCTTTTAGTAGAATATGATGTTGTGGATGACAGGAATGAGCCCTTTTCTACTCTGACACTGGCAAATTTCAGAAATCTTGTCGAACTTGATTCTGTAGTCTATGAGGAAACCCTTGAGGATATTACGGAGTGGTCATGGCCTTCAGAGCTGCCAAGGCTGAACCATTATGCAGTAGTCGTAAAATCTTATAGCGATGATGGTATGCTTACAGGTCTTTCACTTATGAAACCCTGGCCCCTTAAGACTCCTACCCTCTCCTGGGATTCTAATAATTACAACAAAGAAGCTGCGGCCGTTTCATTAAATGGCATTATGATGGAATTACATAAGACTAATTCTGATACCCTTCCCATATATCCTCTCGCACATTCAAAATATGAATCCCTTAGAGATAGAGCTCTCGGGCAGGACTGGGGTATTCATAATGAGGCTGATCTACTTAATAATCTTGAAGGTTTGAAGGATGGTGGTACATCAAGCAGTATGCAGAATATTTTGTCTATACTTAAGGATGAATCGGAGGGTCCTCTCTGGAAAAAAGCATTAGATGAGGACTTCTCTTTGAAACAGATGAGACGTTTGCAGTCAGTTCTGTATCATAGAGAATTCTATGATGATCGTTTGCTGCATGCCTGGGATTGGGGAAGAGCCACATATTTAATACGCTGGGGATATTCCTTGGGCTACATCAGTGAAGATGAAGCATGGAAACAGTTATTTCAATTTCAGAAAATGATTCAAGATGAGTATAAAAGCTGGATCGATTTTGGTCAGTCTTATGTATTGGGAAGATACTTTTGGTCTCTTTCATATAATACAGCTGCTGAAAAAGCCCAAGATGCCTGGGATGCTTTTTTAGTTCAATTCGAAAAAGAGAATAGCCCCTGGACGGGTCCCTGGATTGATAATGATCCCCAAATAAATGTAGAACTCTGGGATCTGGACTCACTTTTAAGTCTGGAATCTGAGGAAGAAATCTTCGAGTGGGCACTGGATGCTGAGAAAAAGCTTAATTCCTATCCAGATGAATTAGAATCCCTTTTAAGTAATGCACCTTCAGGCTGGGATAAACATCCACAAATTGTTCAGATGATTCTTGAGAGTTATGAGAGAAATCAGGATCATAAGGGGTTGATAGAATTTGTTTCTCCCTATCTGGAATCATTTCCTGAATACTATCCCTTCTATCAAATTCTAGCGCGTGTACAAGAAGAAAGCTCAGGAATAGAAGAGGCATTGCATGATCTAAATCAAATGGATGCACTCTCCCGGGAATCTCCTGAAAACTGTTATCTTAAGGGCAGACTCCTTTACCTTTTAAAGGAACCTGAAGAGGCAATCAAATTTCTGAGGATAGCCGGAGCCGAAGAGAACTCTGATAATTGGTATCATAATAATGCACTTTATATTACAGGTTTAATCTATGTCGATAATGAGGATTGGGGAACAGCATGCAATCTATTTGCCGATTTGAATAAGAGACTTCCGGAAAATCCAATTTATCAATATTACTATGCAGTTTCCCTTCTTTTAGGAAGTGACCCTGATTATATTTTAATCAGGAACTTGTTGACGGATGCAGAAGAGAGCGGTGAAGTTAATGTTCCCTCATGGATTTGGGCAAGAGTCGAGACAGAATATCTTGAAAATGAAATAAGAGTTTTCTGA
- a CDS encoding RQC domain-containing protein, which translates to MPEAFTTRLLCDFLLGRNSNKIRQGYWHSASGFGCMSRSYPDDVKELVKGLIVTGLIQNNYLLK; encoded by the coding sequence ATACCGGAAGCGTTCACCACGAGACTGCTTTGTGACTTTCTTCTGGGCCGCAATAGCAATAAAATACGACAAGGGTATTGGCATAGTGCTTCAGGCTTCGGCTGTATGTCCAGATCGTATCCGGATGATGTAAAAGAGCTGGTAAAGGGATTAATTGTTACTGGTTTAATTCAGAATAATTATCTATTAAAGTAG
- a CDS encoding carbohydrate ABC transporter permease gives MNKANKASTIFTFLLVVIICTLFFIPIYGAFTTAFRTNQEIIKEGFWAFPAPPVLDNFITVWKGGKIQMFLLNTVLVSISSTVISIFMGSLTGYAFGKLGFKGSGWLYIVVVAGMFFPPQIVLIPLFKLFNTLNLLDSVFALIIVHVGFGIPICTLMMTNFFRDIPPSLRQSAMLDGCNDWQVLFRIMLPLARPSITALIILQFTWIWNDFLWPLILIKSEHRMTIQMGILQLRGQYGLAWGNQAAGALMATIPTLLLFIFMQKHFIHGLSMGAVKE, from the coding sequence GTGAATAAGGCGAATAAAGCAAGTACGATCTTCACCTTTCTACTGGTGGTTATTATATGTACTCTCTTTTTTATCCCCATTTACGGCGCATTTACTACAGCCTTCAGGACAAATCAGGAGATTATAAAGGAAGGATTCTGGGCTTTCCCCGCTCCTCCCGTACTAGATAATTTCATAACTGTCTGGAAGGGGGGAAAGATTCAGATGTTTCTCCTCAATACGGTACTGGTATCCATTTCATCGACTGTCATATCGATTTTTATGGGAAGTTTGACAGGATATGCCTTTGGAAAATTGGGATTCAAAGGGAGCGGCTGGTTATACATAGTTGTTGTAGCCGGTATGTTTTTTCCGCCTCAGATTGTTCTTATCCCTCTCTTCAAGCTGTTCAATACCCTCAATCTCCTGGATTCGGTGTTCGCTCTAATCATTGTTCATGTAGGATTTGGAATCCCCATATGTACGTTGATGATGACAAACTTCTTTCGGGATATTCCCCCTTCTCTGAGGCAGTCAGCCATGCTGGATGGCTGTAATGACTGGCAGGTTCTATTTCGTATCATGCTTCCCCTGGCCCGACCCTCAATAACAGCATTGATCATCCTCCAGTTTACCTGGATCTGGAATGATTTTTTATGGCCACTGATTCTGATTAAATCGGAGCACAGAATGACCATACAGATGGGCATTCTGCAGCTCCGGGGACAATATGGTTTAGCTTGGGGAAATCAGGCAGCCGGTGCTCTAATGGCAACAATTCCCACTCTTCTACTCTTTATATTTATGCAAAAACATTTTATCCATGGCCTGTCTATGGGTGCCGTCAAGGAATAG
- a CDS encoding putative quinol monooxygenase: MNKNLNAENKFAMIEAWKDQVAIDSHNRSEHFTTIVPQLGGFENSAAKVSLYNKVL; encoded by the coding sequence CTGAATAAAAACTTGAATGCAGAGAATAAGTTTGCCATGATCGAAGCTTGGAAGGATCAGGTCGCCATTGATTCCCATAATAGGAGTGAGCATTTCACTACTATCGTACCCCAATTGGGTGGCTTTGAAAATTCGGCTGCCAAGGTTTCTCTTTATAATAAAGTCCTTTAG
- a CDS encoding thiamine pyrophosphate-dependent enzyme: MSNQLDERIKRAGIIQKAGSLRIALDSGKIEPYQNISLSEGLVLGLMNQGVRKFVGIFGHGTTDVAEVLRVYQKEGLVEVYNVRNETEASHAAAQLRWQYGEYAAVFTSIGPGALQAFAGSLVPKSNGLGVYYIFGDETTHNEGPNMQQIAKREQDLFLKISSAMGGSYSLNTAEALFTALKWGYNTVFNPMREGPYFMLLPMNIQGKIMKGMNLNELPVPVRVPPSTPSDMEGCRIAVDYIKKYSRITVKAGGGSRNIDPKVLSHFMELSGAVYVHGPQVPGLLPEDHEGNMTVGGSKGSISGNYAMENCELLIVLGARGVCQWDSSGTAWKKTRQIININTIWEDALQYNRTLPLLGDCGELLNQMNTIMEKENQPPDSSKAEWIDSCRIKRKEWDAYRNKRFQNPVLPDKKWGKDLLTQPAALDQIISFADRKNAVKIFDAGDVQANGFQLVRDNVPFRTYTDTGSSYMGFAVSALLASAMAEDHEYSIAFTGDGSFLMNPQILLDAVQFDVHGMIVLLDNRRMAAISGLQQAQYGRDFATDDSVEVDYLRLASAFKGVATYDGGFTPEQVKQALESAYEYKGLSLVYIPVYSGDHELGGLGAFGNWNVGNWCDSVQQEKHKIGL; this comes from the coding sequence ATGAGTAATCAGCTGGATGAAAGAATTAAAAGAGCCGGAATAATCCAAAAAGCAGGATCTCTCCGAATCGCTCTTGATTCAGGAAAAATTGAACCATATCAAAATATATCCTTGAGCGAGGGCCTGGTCCTGGGTTTGATGAATCAGGGAGTTCGGAAATTCGTCGGGATATTCGGTCATGGAACAACAGATGTAGCCGAAGTACTTCGTGTATATCAAAAGGAAGGACTGGTAGAGGTCTATAATGTCCGGAATGAAACAGAAGCATCTCATGCTGCGGCTCAACTCAGATGGCAGTATGGTGAATATGCAGCGGTCTTTACATCCATAGGTCCGGGGGCCCTTCAGGCATTTGCAGGATCTTTAGTACCAAAGTCTAATGGACTGGGTGTCTACTATATTTTTGGTGATGAAACCACCCACAATGAAGGCCCGAACATGCAGCAGATCGCTAAAAGGGAGCAGGATCTATTTCTGAAGATCAGCTCTGCCATGGGTGGATCATACTCCCTCAACACAGCAGAAGCTCTCTTTACAGCATTGAAATGGGGATATAACACAGTCTTTAATCCCATGAGAGAGGGTCCTTATTTCATGCTCCTTCCCATGAACATACAGGGAAAAATTATGAAGGGGATGAACTTGAACGAACTTCCTGTTCCTGTAAGAGTACCTCCTTCTACTCCCTCAGATATGGAGGGTTGCCGGATCGCTGTAGATTATATTAAAAAATACTCCCGTATAACGGTAAAGGCCGGCGGCGGATCACGTAACATAGACCCCAAAGTTCTTTCTCACTTTATGGAACTTTCCGGGGCCGTTTATGTGCATGGCCCCCAGGTACCTGGCCTGTTGCCGGAAGATCATGAAGGAAACATGACTGTGGGCGGTTCAAAAGGCTCAATTTCCGGTAATTATGCCATGGAAAATTGCGAGCTGCTTATAGTTCTGGGAGCCCGGGGAGTCTGCCAATGGGATTCCTCCGGGACAGCCTGGAAAAAGACCAGGCAGATAATCAACATAAACACCATTTGGGAAGATGCTCTTCAGTATAACCGGACACTACCGCTTCTGGGAGACTGTGGAGAGCTGCTTAATCAGATGAATACAATTATGGAGAAAGAAAATCAGCCGCCGGATTCTTCCAAGGCAGAGTGGATAGACAGCTGCAGAATTAAGAGAAAAGAATGGGATGCATACAGGAATAAAAGATTCCAGAATCCTGTCCTGCCGGATAAAAAATGGGGAAAAGACCTTCTTACACAGCCTGCTGCTCTGGATCAGATCATCAGCTTTGCCGATCGCAAAAATGCAGTAAAAATATTTGATGCAGGTGATGTTCAAGCCAACGGTTTCCAATTGGTACGGGATAATGTGCCTTTCAGAACCTACACAGATACGGGCTCCTCATATATGGGTTTTGCTGTATCTGCTCTCCTTGCCTCTGCTATGGCCGAAGACCATGAGTACTCAATTGCCTTTACCGGTGATGGCAGTTTTCTTATGAATCCCCAGATTCTGCTGGATGCCGTTCAATTCGATGTTCATGGAATGATTGTTCTCCTTGATAACAGACGAATGGCAGCCATCAGCGGTCTGCAACAGGCCCAGTATGGGAGAGATTTTGCAACAGATGATTCTGTTGAAGTTGATTATCTACGACTGGCATCAGCCTTCAAAGGGGTCGCAACTTATGATGGTGGATTCACTCCTGAACAAGTGAAACAAGCTCTGGAGTCAGCATACGAATATAAGGGATTATCTCTGGTCTATATTCCTGTTTACAGCGGCGATCATGAATTAGGCGGGCTTGGTGCCTTTGGAAACTGGAACGTTGGAAACTGGTGTGATTCAGTACAGCAAGAAAAACATAAGATAGGACTATAA
- a CDS encoding RecQ family ATP-dependent DNA helicase: MNHITELAHECFGIDYLFPYQHLVITNILRRAGYFGEEEQEEAPHHQVVLLPTGAGKSLCFMLPALILDGLTIVVFPLLGLMADQLRRVEEAGMKGALLKGGMDKASRDALWKGVHDGSTQMLLTNPEMLILPEVQRHLQEVKIAHLVLDEAHTIPEWGESFRPACLELGKVLPELGVDQITAFTATASPLILDKIKSILFSDLSFNLVRANPDRVNIFYKVLPVLSRMRTLTELIPQIERPALIFCSSRRQTEQCALYLRQRLDDQEIRYYHAGLSKELRSELEDWYFNSDSGILCSTCAYGMGMDKSNIRTVIHFTLPSSVEAYLQESGRAGRDRQPCRAILLYHPEDRYREAENPRADLRERYEKLLTFAEDSETCRRESLLAILEAEPEDCDSCDVCRGTVMIKDPVEDLVTEIVQRYRKRFTSRLLRDFLLGRNSREIRQGYWFRAYGFGSLNDWNPDDVKEVISGGISIDKIRMRSKGNGEENNGRLIFSG, translated from the coding sequence ATGAATCATATTACAGAACTGGCTCATGAATGCTTTGGTATCGACTATCTCTTCCCCTACCAGCACCTTGTAATCACCAACATTCTCCGCCGGGCAGGATACTTCGGAGAAGAGGAACAGGAGGAAGCACCCCATCACCAGGTTGTTCTACTCCCCACAGGAGCCGGAAAGAGTCTCTGCTTTATGCTCCCCGCCTTAATTCTCGATGGACTGACTATTGTAGTCTTCCCTCTTCTTGGTCTGATGGCAGACCAGCTTCGCCGGGTGGAGGAAGCGGGAATGAAGGGAGCCCTCTTAAAAGGAGGGATGGATAAGGCTTCAAGGGATGCGCTATGGAAAGGAGTACACGACGGAAGTACACAGATGCTTCTGACCAACCCGGAGATGCTGATTCTGCCGGAAGTACAGAGACATCTGCAAGAAGTTAAAATAGCCCATCTTGTGCTTGATGAGGCTCACACCATTCCTGAATGGGGCGAGTCCTTCCGTCCGGCCTGTCTTGAACTGGGAAAGGTTCTCCCGGAACTGGGAGTGGATCAGATCACCGCATTCACAGCGACAGCCTCCCCTTTGATTCTTGATAAGATTAAATCCATCCTCTTCTCAGATCTCAGCTTCAATCTTGTAAGAGCCAATCCGGACCGGGTCAATATTTTTTATAAGGTTCTACCGGTCCTGTCCCGGATGAGAACCTTGACAGAACTAATTCCACAGATAGAACGACCGGCTCTTATTTTCTGTTCCAGCCGCAGACAGACTGAACAGTGTGCCCTCTACCTCAGGCAGAGGCTGGATGATCAGGAGATTCGCTATTATCATGCGGGCCTCTCCAAAGAGCTGCGCAGTGAACTGGAGGACTGGTATTTCAATTCAGACTCAGGAATACTCTGCTCGACATGTGCCTATGGAATGGGCATGGATAAATCGAATATCCGTACGGTTATCCACTTCACCCTCCCCTCCTCGGTGGAAGCCTACCTGCAGGAGTCGGGACGGGCCGGGCGGGACCGGCAGCCCTGCCGTGCAATACTCCTCTACCATCCTGAAGACAGGTATCGGGAGGCTGAAAATCCAAGAGCGGATCTCAGAGAACGTTATGAAAAACTTCTTACCTTTGCAGAAGATTCAGAAACATGCCGTCGAGAATCTCTTTTAGCCATTCTGGAAGCAGAGCCTGAAGATTGTGACAGCTGTGATGTGTGCCGGGGAACTGTCATGATAAAAGATCCTGTGGAAGATCTTGTGACCGAGATCGTCCAAAGGTACCGGAAACGATTCACTTCAAGATTGCTCCGTGATTTTCTCCTGGGACGAAACAGCCGGGAAATAAGACAGGGATACTGGTTCAGGGCTTACGGCTTCGGCAGTCTGAATGACTGGAATCCCGATGATGTGAAGGAAGTTATCAGTGGAGGAATCTCTATAGATAAAATAAGAATGCGGTCCAAGGGTAATGGAGAGGAAAATAACGGAAGATTGATTTTTTCAGGATGA
- a CDS encoding LacI family DNA-binding transcriptional regulator yields the protein MNVNSGGVMAYIRLKDIAEKANVSINTVSRALKDQDDIGVETKKRIQEIADDLGYIPNASASQLRTKSNKMIGVVITHMDNAFYARILQGINDAVADLGYTILALSSGENLDKENTILKTLIANRVDGTIIVPSCDLENTLDYDHLGVPHITIVRKGNRNSRSYFISDSLESGRIAARHFYSIGRKNPAYIGFDLPVSCNRDRLQGFQQNLEEFGIPLLSERVMHCPATHKAAYEQATDLLRRDTKIDSIFVYNDIMSLGVLRAIHDLGLSIPSDIRILGHDDISDAHFYTPSLSSIRVPKYRLGYDSATELVGIIRDSSFPQRNVTYQPELIIRET from the coding sequence ATGAACGTTAATAGTGGGGGAGTTATGGCATATATCAGGCTGAAAGACATTGCAGAAAAAGCTAATGTTTCTATTAACACAGTCAGCAGGGCCCTTAAGGATCAGGATGATATCGGAGTGGAGACCAAAAAAAGAATTCAGGAAATAGCTGATGATCTTGGATATATTCCCAATGCCAGCGCCTCCCAGCTCAGAACGAAAAGCAATAAAATGATAGGTGTTGTCATCACGCATATGGATAATGCCTTTTATGCCAGAATACTTCAGGGGATTAATGATGCTGTGGCAGACCTTGGCTATACCATATTGGCCCTAAGCAGCGGGGAAAATCTGGATAAAGAAAATACAATATTGAAGACTCTTATTGCCAATCGTGTTGATGGTACTATCATTGTTCCCTCATGCGATTTAGAAAATACTCTGGATTATGACCATCTGGGAGTCCCCCATATAACCATAGTTCGAAAGGGAAATCGAAATTCACGGAGTTATTTTATCTCTGATTCATTGGAAAGCGGCAGGATTGCTGCCAGGCATTTTTACTCTATAGGCAGAAAAAATCCCGCATATATCGGATTTGATCTACCTGTTTCCTGTAATAGGGATCGACTGCAGGGATTTCAGCAGAATTTGGAAGAGTTTGGAATACCATTATTATCAGAAAGAGTTATGCATTGCCCAGCCACACATAAAGCTGCCTATGAACAGGCTACTGATTTACTTCGCAGGGATACCAAAATTGATTCTATCTTTGTTTACAATGATATTATGTCTCTGGGAGTCCTTCGGGCGATACATGATCTGGGGCTTTCCATTCCATCAGATATCCGCATTCTCGGTCATGATGATATTAGTGATGCTCATTTTTATACTCCCTCGTTATCATCTATCAGAGTTCCTAAATACAGGCTGGGATATGACAGTGCAACAGAACTTGTGGGCATAATCAGGGACAGCTCATTTCCTCAAAGGAATGTTACATATCAACCGGAACTAATTATTCGTGAAACGTAA